A region from the uncultured Bacteroides sp. genome encodes:
- a CDS encoding radical SAM protein — MFFKQKSNIIFRNYESFGYITDNRNFGYKQTDNNENYIGDKILSESGAVFLSVLGRKPQTLDELAEKTNKQFTDIDIQTIKNDAREFYCMLERDGFIVSGETLQECEEKDTRFSYKTLEPEIIRKNFSTTIMHSEKSTQDFLEEYFKGKPQLTNLHIEITSKCNERCIHCYIPHESKISNIDSDLFYDVLKQCKNMKLLHLTLSGGEPMLHKNFCDFLRKCNKYNFSVNVLSNLTLLDNEIIKEMKANPLLGVQVSLYSMNPNIHDEITQMKGSFEKTKNAILKLIENDIPLQISCPVMKQNKNCYEDVIKWAEQHKIHVGDDYVIIARYNHTTKNLNCRLSINEVKEMINDKAAHDLKYLEQIEMAAEKKKNTTSNDFVCSVCHSSICIADNGNVYPCAGWQDYIVGNVKETSLNDIWDNSEKVQYLRDLRNKDFPKCIQCKDKEFCTMCMVRNANENPQGDPLVVNEFFCNIAKLNRQIIFERKEKLMNS, encoded by the coding sequence ATGTTTTTCAAGCAAAAATCTAATATTATATTCAGAAACTATGAATCCTTTGGGTATATAACAGACAATAGGAATTTCGGATATAAACAAACGGATAATAATGAAAACTACATCGGCGACAAAATTCTTTCGGAAAGTGGAGCCGTTTTTTTGTCTGTTTTAGGTAGAAAACCACAGACCCTTGATGAGCTTGCAGAAAAAACAAATAAGCAATTCACTGATATTGACATTCAAACAATCAAGAACGATGCTAGAGAATTTTATTGCATGCTTGAACGGGATGGATTTATTGTGTCTGGCGAAACATTGCAAGAGTGCGAAGAAAAAGACACAAGGTTTTCGTATAAGACATTAGAACCCGAAATAATAAGAAAGAATTTTTCTACAACTATTATGCATTCCGAAAAATCCACGCAGGATTTTTTAGAGGAATACTTCAAAGGCAAACCTCAGCTGACAAATTTACACATAGAGATTACAAGCAAGTGCAATGAAAGATGCATACATTGTTATATTCCTCATGAGAGTAAAATAAGTAATATTGACTCTGATTTATTTTACGACGTTTTAAAACAATGTAAAAATATGAAGTTATTGCATTTGACGTTAAGTGGCGGTGAGCCAATGTTGCACAAAAACTTTTGCGATTTTTTAAGAAAATGCAATAAATATAATTTTTCAGTTAATGTGCTTAGCAATTTAACATTACTTGATAATGAAATTATCAAAGAAATGAAAGCAAACCCTCTTTTAGGTGTCCAAGTCTCATTATATTCTATGAATCCCAATATTCATGATGAGATAACCCAAATGAAAGGAAGTTTTGAAAAAACAAAAAACGCAATTCTGAAACTGATAGAGAACGATATTCCTTTGCAAATAAGCTGTCCAGTAATGAAACAAAATAAAAACTGTTATGAGGATGTTATAAAATGGGCGGAACAGCATAAAATTCATGTTGGAGATGATTATGTAATCATAGCAAGATATAACCATACGACAAAGAATCTGAATTGTCGTCTATCAATTAATGAAGTCAAAGAAATGATTAACGACAAAGCTGCGCATGACTTAAAATATTTGGAACAAATAGAAATGGCAGCTGAGAAGAAAAAAAATACTACTTCAAACGACTTTGTTTGTAGTGTTTGTCATTCCTCTATTTGTATAGCAGACAACGGAAATGTTTATCCATGTGCCGGTTGGCAGGATTATATTGTTGGCAATGTAAAAGAGACTTCTCTCAATGACATTTGGGATAATTCTGAAAAAGTACAATATTTAAGAGACTTGCGCAATAAAGATTTTCCTAAATGTATTCAATGTAAGGATAAAGAGTTTTGCACCATGTGCATGGTTAGAAATGCAAATGAAAATCCTCAGGGAGACCCGTTAGTCGTTAATGAGTTTTTTTGCAATATCGCAAAACTCAATAGGCAAATAATATTTGAAAGGAAGGAAAAGCTTATGAATTCTTAA
- a CDS encoding tetratricopeptide repeat protein — MKKDTNTLRKEVEKLYRQSKFEKIIALLTNEVLETQKDAKLYAWRARANHRLDYDCAVTMHFAKKAIAAGPTYFMGYFAMALVWTDKKENDKAIADYTKAIEFNPNFADAYYKRGHAWQCKEENNKAIADYDKAIVYYNIAIKTNPKDTESYVGRGNAWYYKENYDNSIENYTKAIEINPNFADAYYNRGLAWFAKKKYNKAIADYTKAVKLNPIHEDTYYIDRGNAWKAKRKYNRAIEDYTKAIKIKTGFENAYYNRGLAKKEENIDLEGSKQDFEKYLELVVDENEIWTKYAKYYIKDLDVMIKDPKLRSIKQLVDNIKDELLIKEAYITHYTSLSVLKSLIFDNSKFRISEGNFMNDPTEGKEFFNFLQYNPNTFHKNGSSYKAFSPKPFIGSFVTKDRHNDLNLWRFYGKEKGVEAKGCAITLRMQNFIDDVEYSLLNEKKEARQDDESDINCYRVVYVIHDESTKFYIPNADKSNDLEILMKELKEKVNLYKGDNKTFLEKCLNNIAFLFKSDAYKNESEVRLVVKGIEFEKEYNMDISSPKVYIELVSIKDIVSHITLGPKVDKVSEWIAAFNYSYKEKVPKIMISHLPYK, encoded by the coding sequence ATGAAAAAAGACACAAATACTCTTCGCAAAGAAGTAGAAAAACTTTATAGACAGAGTAAGTTTGAAAAAATTATAGCATTGCTAACAAATGAAGTGCTGGAGACACAAAAGGATGCAAAATTATATGCATGGAGGGCAAGAGCTAACCATAGGTTAGACTATGATTGTGCCGTAACAATGCATTTTGCAAAGAAAGCTATAGCAGCAGGCCCCACCTATTTCATGGGATATTTTGCCATGGCTCTTGTCTGGACTGATAAAAAAGAAAATGACAAAGCGATAGCAGATTATACTAAAGCAATAGAGTTTAATCCCAATTTCGCAGATGCTTACTATAAAAGAGGTCATGCTTGGCAGTGCAAAGAAGAGAATAACAAAGCGATAGCAGATTATGACAAAGCGATTGTTTATTATAACATAGCCATAAAGACCAATCCAAAAGATACGGAGTCATATGTAGGGAGAGGAAATGCATGGTATTATAAAGAGAATTATGATAATTCTATAGAGAATTATACTAAAGCAATAGAGATTAACCCTAATTTTGCAGATGCTTACTATAACAGAGGTCTTGCATGGTTTGCTAAAAAAAAATATAATAAAGCGATAGCAGATTATACTAAAGCTGTAAAGCTTAATCCTATTCATGAAGATACTTATTATATTGACCGAGGGAATGCATGGAAAGCAAAAAGAAAATACAATAGAGCCATTGAAGACTATACTAAAGCTATCAAAATCAAGACAGGTTTTGAAAATGCATATTATAACAGGGGATTAGCAAAAAAAGAGGAAAATATTGATTTAGAAGGAAGTAAACAAGATTTTGAAAAATATCTAGAACTTGTAGTTGACGAGAATGAAATTTGGACTAAGTATGCTAAATATTATATAAAAGATCTTGATGTTATGATAAAAGACCCTAAGCTACGGTCTATCAAACAGCTAGTTGATAACATTAAAGATGAATTACTAATAAAAGAAGCGTATATCACGCACTATACAAGCTTATCCGTACTTAAAAGTTTAATATTTGACAACAGTAAATTCAGAATATCTGAAGGAAACTTTATGAATGACCCCACGGAAGGTAAAGAATTTTTCAATTTCCTACAATATAACCCTAATACTTTCCATAAGAATGGTTCATCTTACAAAGCTTTTTCACCCAAGCCATTTATCGGTAGCTTTGTTACAAAAGATAGGCATAATGACTTAAATTTGTGGCGATTTTATGGGAAAGAAAAAGGAGTGGAAGCCAAAGGATGTGCTATTACATTGCGTATGCAGAATTTTATTGACGATGTCGAATACTCTTTATTAAATGAAAAAAAAGAAGCTCGTCAGGACGATGAAAGTGATATAAACTGTTATCGGGTGGTTTATGTAATACATGATGAGTCTACTAAGTTTTATATTCCAAATGCAGATAAAAGTAATGATTTGGAGATATTGATGAAAGAGCTAAAAGAGAAAGTCAATTTATACAAAGGAGATAATAAAACTTTTTTAGAGAAATGCCTGAACAATATTGCATTTTTATTCAAAAGCGATGCTTACAAAAACGAGAGTGAAGTCCGTCTTGTAGTAAAAGGAATAGAGTTCGAAAAAGAATATAATATGGATATAAGCTCGCCTAAAGTATATATAGAGTTGGTTTCTATAAAAGATATAGTATCGCACATCACTTTAGGCCCTAAAGTAGATAAAGTAAGTGAATGGATAGCAGCTTTTAACTACAGTTACAAAGAGAAAGTACCGAAAATTATGATTTCGCACTTGCCTTACAAATAA
- the tnpB gene encoding IS66 family insertion sequence element accessory protein TnpB (TnpB, as the term is used for proteins encoded by IS66 family insertion elements, is considered an accessory protein, since TnpC, encoded by a neighboring gene, is a DDE family transposase.), translating into MFNLNESMNYYLCPLPTDMRKSFYTLSGVVADYMQQNVKDGDVFIFINRTCTSMKILHMEYGGLVIYHKKLESGTFKLPLYDEESHVFRMTWQSLMLMVQGIDADKVTRRKRFELCLK; encoded by the coding sequence ATGTTTAACCTGAATGAATCAATGAATTACTATCTGTGCCCGTTGCCCACAGATATGAGAAAGAGTTTTTATACTCTTAGCGGAGTTGTTGCTGATTATATGCAGCAAAATGTGAAAGACGGAGATGTTTTTATCTTCATAAACCGTACCTGCACCAGCATGAAGATACTCCACATGGAATATGGTGGTCTTGTGATTTATCACAAGAAACTTGAATCCGGCACCTTTAAACTTCCTCTTTACGATGAAGAATCTCATGTTTTCAGGATGACCTGGCAAAGTCTGATGTTAATGGTTCAGGGTATTGACGCCGATAAAGTAACACGAAGAAAAAGGTTCGAATTATGTTTAAAATAA
- a CDS encoding IS66 family transposase: MADTTNDKEFILALLEERDRLYRHNARLQSKLNELESVDVEIASCKQTIEEQKLIIEKKDQKIGQLEYQLQYLRRKYFGKSSEKFITPDPLQRKLDFEGLDVLPEEKALAREAQKQIIEYKIRRTTAKSNDKPVRQNLPDSLERREERIRPAGVDEENWKKIGEEITEILEHKPDEFYVRRIIREKWVLKNKTLNVEKEVVIAPMPFLPIAKSFAGASLLAEILNNKYTYHIPFYRQLQMFKQTGLSLSASTVNGWFSESADMLRPLYYRLKEIILSTDYLQVDETTVPIINNEKHKTVKGYLWMVRAVIQNLVLFYYDHGSRAQSVAIGLLKDFRGALQTDGYEVYSIYEKKKGVLPIGCWAHARRYFEQALEDDKARATYALEQIALLYDVEKQADNEDLSYTERADLRSRLAYPILVLFEKWLYKEYDKVLPKSRIGKAISYTYKIFPRLTRYHLDGRYRIDNNLAENAIRPIALGRKNFLFCGNHDAAEQAAIIYSMMGCCKACEVDPRKWMEYVFNHIHDYDNDYSKDLAELLPHNLKTQIGENL, from the coding sequence ATGGCAGACACGACAAACGACAAAGAATTCATCTTGGCACTGTTGGAAGAGCGGGACAGGCTCTATCGACACAATGCTCGTTTACAAAGCAAACTGAATGAATTAGAATCTGTCGATGTTGAAATAGCCTCCTGTAAGCAGACCATTGAAGAACAAAAGCTTATCATTGAGAAAAAAGACCAAAAGATTGGACAACTGGAGTATCAGCTTCAATACCTGAGAAGAAAATACTTTGGTAAATCCAGTGAGAAATTTATCACTCCTGATCCCTTGCAAAGGAAACTCGATTTTGAGGGCCTTGATGTCTTGCCGGAGGAAAAGGCGCTTGCCAGGGAAGCCCAAAAACAAATCATAGAATATAAAATCCGTCGCACTACAGCAAAAAGTAATGATAAACCGGTACGCCAGAATTTGCCTGATTCTTTGGAGCGAAGAGAAGAACGCATCAGACCAGCCGGTGTTGATGAGGAAAACTGGAAAAAGATTGGCGAAGAAATAACCGAAATACTCGAACACAAACCGGATGAATTCTATGTCCGTCGTATCATCCGTGAAAAATGGGTTCTAAAGAATAAAACGCTGAATGTTGAAAAGGAAGTTGTTATAGCCCCCATGCCTTTTCTTCCTATAGCCAAAAGCTTTGCCGGAGCCTCACTCCTGGCAGAGATATTAAACAATAAATACACCTATCACATCCCTTTCTATCGCCAGTTGCAAATGTTTAAGCAAACAGGTCTTTCTTTGTCTGCATCGACAGTAAACGGATGGTTTTCAGAATCGGCTGATATGCTCAGACCATTATACTACAGATTAAAAGAGATCATTCTCTCTACGGATTATCTACAGGTGGATGAGACAACTGTACCGATAATCAATAACGAGAAGCATAAAACAGTCAAAGGATATCTTTGGATGGTACGGGCGGTGATACAAAACCTGGTACTCTTTTATTACGACCACGGTTCACGAGCGCAAAGTGTAGCAATCGGGCTACTGAAAGACTTCCGCGGGGCGCTTCAGACAGATGGTTATGAAGTTTACTCCATTTATGAAAAAAAGAAAGGTGTTTTACCAATAGGATGTTGGGCACATGCCCGACGGTATTTTGAACAGGCTTTGGAAGATGATAAAGCCAGGGCAACATATGCCTTGGAACAAATAGCACTGCTCTATGATGTGGAAAAACAGGCTGATAATGAGGACTTGTCTTATACAGAACGTGCTGATCTGCGAAGCAGGCTGGCTTACCCTATCCTTGTACTCTTTGAAAAATGGCTTTATAAGGAATACGATAAAGTACTTCCCAAAAGCAGAATAGGTAAGGCTATTAGCTATACTTATAAGATTTTCCCAAGGCTAACCAGGTATCACCTTGATGGCAGATATCGGATAGATAACAATTTGGCTGAAAATGCCATCAGGCCTATCGCACTAGGAAGAAAGAACTTTTTGTTTTGTGGAAACCATGATGCTGCAGAGCAAGCTGCTATTATATATTCCATGATGGGATGCTGCAAAGCTTGTGAAGTGGACCCCAGAAAGTGGATGGAATATGTGTTTAACCACATACATGACTATGATAACGATTACAGCAAAGATCTTGCTGAACTTCTCCCTCATAACCTGAAAACTCAAATAGGAGAAAATCTATAA
- a CDS encoding RNA-binding domain-containing protein: MNLSETIKKIFESNTCYALPKHAVDQAESLKSLSKDLYTDSKRFIYELLQNADDSSFLDTNVDIYIRFFGNAMLLAHTGQPFTARDIEGLCSVNHGTKKNSIEKTGYKGIGFKAVFGQSNKVIVYSEDNYFRFDETYNFSWRTEWGQSQDDWEIENERKFLYPWQIIPILTSKGDIPQDIDSFLSNGNWKVATLIYLSNKKDVENAVKELIENVDMFLFLKNIKSIEFETNNTYKISIVRHDDKIKIHQNDTLNSEWLLYSQQLVIPSEIKGQIVQDSSVPDKLKEAASVELSFAAKTEKGQLVALKDGEQLLYAYLPTGEKKYYLPVLVNSSFLTSANRETLHENYVWNQWIFESIAVELFKWIAELVKSQYQYQAYNLIPDRLVYSDLLSNSFNNGIDKALDTIPFIISEQKMLLTRNQAIQDFTFLWKSAFVGDNNIRQFVIERDNKPGIASNPFVAHTDFGKMFKDLGVSTFDWEDMPELLQFPQFIESHTITDNIELIKHFKRLIDRENIRKVSNKISSWKFIYDHKAELKSPSQIYFPAPDDYNWNNPDSELSFLHPDIQHWLLTSHDYRIWLETLGVQEKTDLTYLQKTILANPSTYTTPENAIPTIQNIYMLYSKGELDNKILSQLGELKILTKNSSLVTANQCYLSDVYRPRLPLEALITEDIFVSESYLPNLSDKDEWKRFFKMMGVKEGIEIIRIEGKTEINQILDKYSLEEGYLFRFISPYSFKTDHYKNIFFFSFINKICDYIFSAKFWFDILENFIVSEITEPAIAYWGYSGMSGQNSGDRIENYMTWYINNQDCIPTKMRNCRKATDIFLNEENIIKLAGNYLPVFDGPDLSPDWKSFFQFKSQLELSDYLELISNIVADATEDGRIKHENRERIQNVYSLLLDITTNWSDEEIAQVEQWAENIKLPDKSGVLCTVDNLRYYTDGDASIFQDEFSFILLNSLNRKHRYIETFLTILGIEIFKQENFSLSYNEESESASLLKDKLITISPYLEKWILSEEPVDAEAKIGKLYKKIDKLDIYEAPELKIRHNSWEKIVQFHLKDDVLYVTSPWNSNMSLMYLPDKLCYYLGIKGFENELDFLLRSDEYEIRQHFKQEQIELPEQAITVAEKEEEQIAEIINAEEDKKEITPDDLISLGIETVDQLKELLEKDRTLSSSFFHSSSASQEKLEYVQRLISRAKTNIIAYLPTIGYDCDEATEIAPSIFGGIRKDGKDIYIVTRPSDGDVVLLYYTSEFDVLEYVDAEFWYEDGRNIPKQITLGQLLKKTGINRIPVRNTAIPNSDIEALFEAPKSETLDFDPVPYTHQKIARIISSFANTDGGTLILGLKEVNSSLNEVVGLSADFDVIDITKKAISLLSPMPPVTYEYKRNEGKDVFVIRTEKSDTGILLGDKKYIRKGVDSVLEENKSTEVILNNPKFKRTFAIIISIENYTERSDNQVSKVKYANKDASDFKQVLIDVMNVSDDDIFIFQDENALKSNLEYELKSLFHHLTEDDRLIFYYVGHGFHDGTKNYLSTYDMHIFNIAGTAIPLQNILLDPLKKSKCNNALIFIDACAKSFINENERAQISDINEEELLVLTEEFPNYTIFLSCQPGQSSYSSDVLQNGIWTYHLVKVLRGNVQEAIKEGKYITDRLLGNYLSRNVAVYTKNKLKYDQNPRAVLDSSYENVILEIK, from the coding sequence ATGAATTTATCAGAAACAATAAAAAAGATATTTGAAAGTAACACTTGCTACGCTCTACCAAAGCATGCAGTTGATCAGGCTGAATCACTAAAATCTTTATCCAAAGATTTATATACAGACTCAAAAAGGTTTATATACGAGTTGTTGCAAAATGCCGATGACTCTTCATTCCTCGATACAAATGTAGATATTTACATCCGCTTTTTCGGTAATGCAATGCTTTTAGCCCATACCGGACAACCTTTTACAGCAAGAGATATTGAAGGGCTCTGCTCTGTAAACCATGGAACAAAAAAAAACTCAATAGAAAAAACAGGTTATAAAGGAATTGGTTTTAAAGCCGTATTTGGGCAGTCAAATAAGGTTATTGTATATTCTGAAGATAATTATTTCAGATTTGATGAAACATATAATTTCTCATGGAGAACAGAATGGGGACAATCTCAAGATGATTGGGAAATAGAAAATGAAAGAAAGTTCCTATACCCATGGCAAATAATACCCATCCTTACAAGTAAAGGAGACATTCCACAGGATATAGACTCTTTCTTGTCTAACGGTAACTGGAAGGTTGCAACCCTAATATATCTCAGCAATAAAAAGGATGTAGAGAATGCTGTGAAAGAATTGATTGAGAATGTGGATATGTTTTTATTTTTGAAAAACATAAAAAGCATTGAATTTGAAACAAATAACACCTATAAGATATCCATAGTTAGACATGACGACAAAATAAAAATACACCAGAATGACACTTTAAATTCAGAATGGCTACTTTATTCTCAACAACTTGTTATACCATCCGAGATAAAGGGGCAGATTGTTCAGGATTCAAGTGTACCTGACAAACTAAAAGAAGCAGCAAGTGTTGAACTGTCTTTTGCTGCAAAAACAGAAAAAGGTCAGCTTGTAGCATTAAAGGATGGCGAACAATTGTTATATGCATATTTGCCAACTGGTGAAAAGAAATACTACCTTCCTGTTCTCGTAAATAGTAGTTTTTTAACTTCAGCCAACAGAGAGACACTACATGAAAATTATGTATGGAACCAGTGGATCTTTGAATCTATTGCTGTCGAGCTATTCAAGTGGATTGCCGAGTTAGTTAAGAGCCAATATCAATATCAAGCATACAATTTAATACCGGATAGATTAGTTTACTCTGATTTGCTCAGTAACAGCTTTAATAACGGCATAGATAAAGCATTAGATACAATTCCATTTATCATTTCAGAGCAGAAAATGTTGCTTACCCGGAACCAGGCTATTCAGGATTTTACATTTCTATGGAAAAGCGCATTTGTTGGAGATAACAATATACGGCAATTCGTTATAGAAAGAGACAATAAACCCGGCATTGCTTCTAATCCTTTTGTAGCACATACTGATTTTGGAAAGATGTTTAAGGATTTAGGTGTTTCCACTTTTGACTGGGAAGACATGCCTGAACTGTTGCAGTTTCCACAATTCATAGAAAGCCATACCATAACCGATAACATTGAACTGATAAAACATTTCAAACGCCTAATCGACAGGGAGAATATAAGAAAAGTATCTAATAAAATATCATCATGGAAGTTTATTTACGATCATAAGGCAGAGCTTAAAAGCCCTTCTCAAATCTATTTTCCAGCACCGGATGACTATAACTGGAATAATCCTGACAGTGAACTTTCTTTTCTGCATCCGGATATTCAGCATTGGCTACTCACTTCTCATGACTACAGAATATGGTTGGAAACATTAGGAGTACAGGAGAAAACAGACCTTACATATCTTCAAAAAACCATATTGGCAAATCCTTCTACTTATACTACTCCAGAAAATGCCATACCAACCATACAGAATATTTACATGTTGTATTCTAAGGGTGAGCTTGACAATAAAATACTGAGCCAACTGGGTGAATTGAAAATACTTACTAAAAATAGTAGTCTAGTTACAGCAAATCAATGTTATTTATCTGATGTGTATAGACCCCGACTGCCATTGGAAGCACTGATTACAGAAGATATATTTGTAAGCGAATCTTATTTGCCCAATCTTTCTGATAAAGATGAGTGGAAGCGGTTCTTTAAAATGATGGGAGTAAAAGAGGGAATTGAAATAATTAGGATTGAAGGGAAAACCGAGATTAATCAGATTCTGGATAAATACTCTTTAGAAGAAGGATATTTGTTCAGATTTATTTCACCTTATAGCTTCAAAACAGATCACTACAAAAACATTTTCTTTTTTTCATTTATTAATAAAATATGTGATTATATATTTTCCGCAAAATTCTGGTTTGATATTCTTGAAAATTTTATTGTCTCTGAAATAACGGAGCCTGCGATAGCCTATTGGGGATATTCTGGAATGTCAGGTCAGAATTCCGGGGATAGAATAGAAAATTATATGACTTGGTATATAAATAATCAGGATTGCATCCCCACAAAAATGCGAAATTGCCGAAAAGCAACGGATATTTTCCTAAATGAGGAAAATATAATTAAACTCGCTGGTAATTACCTTCCTGTATTTGATGGTCCTGACTTATCTCCTGACTGGAAGTCATTTTTTCAGTTTAAATCTCAACTTGAATTATCTGATTATCTTGAGTTGATATCAAACATAGTGGCAGATGCAACCGAAGATGGTAGAATTAAGCATGAAAATAGAGAACGTATTCAGAATGTATATTCTCTTCTGCTTGATATCACAACAAACTGGTCTGATGAAGAAATTGCACAGGTAGAGCAATGGGCAGAAAATATAAAGCTTCCCGACAAATCAGGCGTTCTTTGTACTGTTGATAATCTGCGGTATTATACAGATGGCGATGCTTCCATCTTTCAGGATGAGTTTAGTTTTATTCTTTTAAATTCACTCAACAGGAAACATCGATATATTGAAACATTTCTTACCATCTTAGGTATTGAAATTTTTAAGCAGGAAAATTTCAGTTTATCCTACAATGAAGAAAGTGAATCAGCCTCTTTGTTAAAAGACAAACTGATAACGATAAGTCCTTATTTAGAGAAATGGATCTTATCCGAAGAACCGGTTGATGCAGAGGCTAAAATCGGGAAACTTTATAAAAAAATAGATAAACTAGATATATACGAAGCACCGGAACTAAAAATAAGACATAATAGCTGGGAAAAGATAGTACAATTTCATTTGAAAGATGATGTTTTATATGTAACATCTCCATGGAATAGCAATATGTCTTTAATGTATTTGCCAGATAAGCTCTGTTATTATCTGGGAATAAAAGGTTTTGAGAATGAATTAGATTTTCTGTTAAGATCGGATGAATATGAAATACGACAGCATTTTAAACAGGAACAGATAGAGCTGCCTGAACAGGCAATAACCGTAGCCGAAAAAGAAGAAGAACAGATAGCAGAAATCATAAATGCAGAAGAAGATAAAAAAGAGATTACCCCAGATGACTTAATAAGTCTGGGTATCGAAACTGTTGATCAATTAAAGGAATTATTAGAGAAAGACCGAACATTATCCTCTTCTTTTTTTCATTCTTCCAGTGCTTCTCAAGAAAAACTTGAATATGTACAGAGGCTAATAAGTCGAGCCAAAACGAATATCATTGCATATCTGCCGACTATAGGATATGATTGCGACGAGGCAACTGAAATTGCACCAAGTATATTTGGGGGAATAAGAAAAGATGGAAAAGATATATATATCGTTACCAGACCTTCTGATGGTGATGTAGTCCTGCTTTATTACACATCCGAGTTTGATGTTCTAGAATATGTGGATGCAGAGTTTTGGTATGAGGATGGAAGAAATATACCTAAACAAATAACTTTGGGACAACTCCTGAAGAAAACAGGAATTAATAGAATTCCTGTTAGGAATACAGCCATTCCCAACTCTGATATTGAGGCATTATTTGAAGCACCTAAATCAGAAACATTGGATTTTGATCCGGTGCCGTATACTCATCAAAAAATAGCCCGAATAATATCCTCTTTTGCAAATACTGACGGTGGGACGTTAATTTTGGGTCTAAAAGAAGTAAATTCTTCTTTAAATGAAGTAGTTGGATTGAGTGCTGATTTTGATGTTATAGATATTACAAAAAAGGCAATATCATTACTTTCGCCAATGCCACCTGTAACTTATGAATACAAGAGGAATGAAGGCAAAGATGTTTTTGTAATTAGAACAGAGAAGTCAGATACTGGTATATTGTTGGGTGATAAAAAATATATTAGAAAAGGGGTTGATAGCGTTTTAGAAGAAAACAAGTCTACAGAAGTCATTTTAAATAATCCTAAATTTAAAAGAACTTTTGCCATAATCATTTCAATCGAAAACTATACAGAAAGAAGCGATAATCAGGTATCAAAAGTGAAATATGCGAATAAAGATGCATCGGATTTTAAGCAAGTACTCATAGATGTAATGAATGTATCAGACGATGACATTTTTATATTTCAAGATGAAAATGCATTGAAAAGTAATTTAGAATATGAGCTTAAAAGTTTGTTCCATCACTTAACAGAAGACGACCGTTTGATTTTCTATTATGTTGGACATGGTTTTCATGATGGCACTAAAAATTATCTTTCGACTTATGACATGCATATATTCAACATTGCGGGAACGGCGATTCCATTACAAAACATATTACTTGATCCTTTAAAAAAATCAAAATGCAACAATGCTTTGATTTTTATAGATGCATGTGCAAAAAGTTTTATAAATGAAAATGAGAGAGCTCAGATTTCTGACATAAATGAAGAAGAGTTATTGGTACTTACAGAAGAATTTCCTAATTACACAATATTCTTGTCTTGCCAACCGGGGCAAAGTTCATATTCAAGTGATGTTTTACAAAATGGGATTTGGACATATCATTTAGTGAAAGTATTGCGAGGAAATGTACAAGAGGCAATTAAAGAAGGCAAATATATTACAGACAGATTATTAGGTAACTATCTTTCCAGAAATGTTGCTGTGTACACAAAAAATAAACTTAAGTATGACCAAAATCCCAGGGCAGTTCTTGATTCGAGTTATGAGAATGTTATTTTAGAAATAAAATAA
- a CDS encoding helix-turn-helix transcriptional regulator, producing MKQINRLKVVLAEQNKTGKWLAEALGKNEATVSRWCTNEMQPSLETLVNIANALGVNVRDLLHPTK from the coding sequence ATGAAACAGATAAATAGATTGAAAGTGGTATTAGCAGAACAGAATAAAACCGGAAAATGGTTAGCTGAAGCTCTTGGTAAGAATGAAGCTACTGTTTCTCGTTGGTGTACTAATGAAATGCAACCATCTCTTGAAACATTGGTAAATATTGCTAATGCTCTTGGAGTGAATGTTCGAGACCTTTTACACCCAACTAAGTAG